One window from the genome of Bacillus weihaiensis encodes:
- a CDS encoding SMI1/KNR4 family protein, translated as MESDYKRNIISLIEKLHLSKSEDGKYKAKTVDIREIESKYNLLLDESYKTFLIHCSKGFFEEEVFLQFKDNKILINELYVLDGDDNLFDQLEKFLYRMPESLIPIGERPGGDQICLGVSRELLGFVYLWNHEEELEAIKMITNSEEDINNYFHNLELLNNSFMDFLNSLQINKNNEEENSIDLDDVEIWLDDDLL; from the coding sequence ATGGAGAGCGACTACAAAAGAAACATTATATCATTAATTGAAAAATTACATTTGTCTAAATCTGAAGATGGCAAATATAAAGCAAAAACGGTTGATATAAGAGAAATTGAGAGTAAGTATAATTTATTACTTGATGAAAGTTACAAAACTTTCCTTATTCATTGCAGTAAAGGTTTTTTCGAAGAAGAGGTATTTTTACAATTTAAAGATAATAAAATTTTGATAAACGAACTGTATGTTTTAGATGGAGATGATAACCTTTTTGATCAGTTAGAAAAATTTTTATACAGAATGCCAGAGTCATTAATACCTATTGGTGAACGTCCAGGTGGTGATCAGATTTGTTTAGGGGTATCAAGAGAATTGTTAGGATTTGTTTATCTTTGGAATCACGAGGAAGAGTTAGAAGCTATAAAAATGATTACTAATTCTGAAGAAGATATAAACAATTACTTTCATAACTTAGAGTTGTTAAATAATAGTTTTATGGATTTCTTAAATTCCTTACAAATTAATAAAAATAATGAAGAAGAGAACTCTATAGATTTAGACGATGTTGAAATTTGGTTAGATGATGATTTACTCTGA
- a CDS encoding BglG family transcription antiterminator produces MNNRQREIVIQLLKNQGQPILVDEIANKMGCSEKTVRNDLKSIETILDKFEKTTLIRKPGLGVFIVVEKEDEHRLYSEFQLTTLNSDNDEEQIRMLDITYELLMSKKPLTLHYVAKKLFVSHQVLKSDLERIEKWLKTFDLELVVKQKVGLYITGSEVDKRRCLANLSLLIRKKKDHPSYLKETFSPYEIQIVEEELVKLQQSHSLFYTDETNERLILHILVAVRRLKLGHTISYSEISMKGVKERDEFEWSKKLLKKFEIPFVIFFPEQEIAYFTLQLIGAKRRYTEHPVSTPSPQNLQVIMRDLVNGVAENTGIEFQKDAALSEGLFLHLYSAVNRITYGLSMKNPLLDDIKRKYPYLFNGIMSVLFDMSKVYKLIIPEEEAAYLTIHFQASVERMQGRKTVLPQVIIVCHLGIGMSRLLQVRTEEKVEGLDVVGCIAKAELKEFLKNHHVDFIISTVDLPNSHIPYVVINPLFDEEDQNKVKDMVKDYNVEKKRSVLSTLVKEDLFFAKQAYTHRYKAIEDICNVMYEKGYVTKEYAQSAIARERASSTAIGFRVSIPHGDPTLIRKPVIAIATCQDPLEWGNEMVSLLFLIAMPQYTHKETKALFKELSNISQDPVLIEKLVSEETFEGFCELLNGK; encoded by the coding sequence ATGAATAACCGACAAAGAGAAATCGTCATTCAGTTGTTGAAAAATCAAGGACAGCCCATTCTAGTAGATGAAATAGCAAATAAAATGGGGTGTTCAGAGAAGACAGTACGGAATGACTTGAAGAGCATTGAAACGATTTTAGATAAATTTGAGAAAACAACTCTCATTCGCAAACCAGGGCTAGGAGTATTTATTGTAGTAGAAAAAGAGGATGAGCATCGTTTATATTCTGAATTTCAGCTAACAACTCTTAACTCAGATAATGATGAAGAGCAAATTCGGATGTTGGACATCACATATGAGCTCTTAATGAGTAAAAAGCCACTAACCCTTCACTATGTAGCAAAGAAATTATTTGTGAGTCACCAGGTGTTAAAGAGTGATCTTGAGCGAATTGAAAAGTGGCTAAAAACGTTTGATCTAGAACTTGTAGTCAAGCAAAAGGTTGGTCTTTATATTACAGGCTCAGAAGTAGATAAAAGAAGATGTTTAGCAAATCTATCCCTCCTAATTCGAAAGAAAAAAGATCATCCATCCTACTTAAAGGAGACTTTTTCACCTTATGAAATTCAGATTGTAGAGGAAGAACTGGTAAAGCTTCAACAGTCTCATTCTCTCTTTTATACGGATGAAACGAACGAAAGACTTATCCTTCATATCCTAGTCGCGGTAAGGCGGTTAAAGCTAGGGCATACTATCTCTTATTCTGAGATAAGCATGAAAGGGGTAAAAGAAAGAGATGAGTTCGAATGGTCAAAAAAGCTATTGAAGAAATTTGAAATCCCCTTCGTAATATTTTTCCCAGAGCAAGAAATTGCGTATTTTACCTTACAATTAATTGGAGCAAAAAGACGATATACAGAACATCCCGTTTCTACGCCTAGTCCTCAGAATCTTCAAGTGATCATGAGAGACTTAGTGAATGGCGTCGCAGAGAACACTGGAATTGAATTTCAAAAAGATGCTGCGTTAAGTGAAGGCTTGTTCCTCCACTTATATTCAGCGGTTAATCGGATTACATATGGTCTTTCAATGAAGAACCCACTACTAGATGATATTAAGCGAAAATATCCTTATTTATTTAATGGCATTATGTCTGTTCTTTTTGACATGAGTAAAGTATACAAGCTCATCATACCTGAAGAGGAAGCTGCCTATCTTACCATTCATTTTCAAGCATCGGTCGAACGAATGCAGGGAAGGAAAACCGTTCTTCCTCAAGTTATTATCGTTTGTCACCTAGGGATTGGAATGAGTCGGCTACTCCAAGTTCGTACAGAGGAAAAAGTAGAGGGACTGGATGTTGTAGGCTGTATTGCTAAGGCAGAGCTAAAGGAATTCTTGAAAAATCATCATGTGGATTTTATTATCTCAACCGTTGATCTGCCTAATAGCCACATTCCTTACGTTGTGATTAACCCATTGTTTGACGAAGAGGACCAAAATAAGGTAAAGGATATGGTAAAAGACTACAACGTAGAGAAAAAACGATCTGTTCTCTCAACACTCGTAAAGGAAGATCTCTTTTTTGCCAAGCAAGCCTATACACATCGATATAAAGCCATTGAAGACATTTGCAACGTGATGTATGAGAAAGGCTATGTAACAAAGGAATATGCCCAAAGTGCGATTGCTCGTGAAAGAGCATCAAGTACAGCGATTGGATTTAGGGTGAGCATACCACATGGAGATCCAACCCTAATTAGAAAGCCGGTCATTGCTATAGCAACATGTCAAGATCCATTAGAGTGGGGAAATGAAATGGTGTCACTCCTCTTCTTGATTGCTATGCCCCAGTATACTCATAAGGAAACAAAAGCGTTATTCAAAGAGTTATCAAACATTAGCCAGGATCCGGTCCTGATTGAAAAGCTTGTCAGTGAAGAAACGTTTGAAGGATTTTGTGAATTGTTGAATGGTAAGTAA
- a CDS encoding DeoR/GlpR family DNA-binding transcription regulator has protein sequence MFQEERLRAIVNHLKSSKRISIDEICELFHVSRDTARRDLVKLEEEKAILRTRGGAILPSNHNEVKDYTNRLHLVSDEKQRIGKKAASLIHPGDYVILDTSTTVQACAEHLEDIDVTIITSSINQADILSKNKQAHIHLLGGLLQKEHRYVYGTAVLDKLSEYYVDRTFIGVIGISEAGLTVAHEEDGVVMKKMMQQAKQVVLLADHTKIGVTGYYRFGTLDDIDLFITDREPDKEFQKLLEKSQVEMIIA, from the coding sequence CTGTTTCAGGAAGAAAGGCTTCGAGCCATAGTAAATCATTTAAAGAGTTCAAAACGTATTTCAATTGATGAAATTTGTGAGCTTTTCCATGTTTCCAGAGATACTGCACGAAGGGATTTAGTAAAGCTTGAAGAAGAAAAAGCGATTTTAAGAACTCGTGGAGGAGCCATCCTCCCTTCTAATCACAACGAAGTAAAGGATTACACAAACCGTTTGCATCTTGTTTCAGATGAGAAGCAAAGAATTGGGAAAAAAGCGGCGTCCCTTATTCATCCCGGTGATTATGTCATCTTAGATACTTCTACTACTGTTCAAGCCTGTGCTGAGCATTTAGAGGATATTGACGTAACGATTATTACAAGCAGTATTAATCAAGCTGACATTTTATCCAAAAACAAGCAAGCTCACATCCATTTACTTGGTGGCTTACTCCAGAAGGAACATCGATATGTCTACGGTACAGCTGTTCTTGATAAGCTCTCAGAATACTACGTTGACCGAACCTTTATTGGAGTCATTGGCATTTCTGAGGCTGGTCTTACGGTTGCGCATGAAGAGGATGGCGTTGTCATGAAAAAAATGATGCAGCAAGCAAAGCAAGTCGTGCTCTTAGCGGATCATACAAAAATTGGCGTCACAGGCTATTACCGCTTTGGTACGTTAGATGATATTGATTTGTTTATAACAGATCGTGAGCCTGATAAAGAATTTCAAAAGTTACTTGAAAAATCTCAGGTTGAAATGATTATTGCCTAA
- a CDS encoding Cof-type HAD-IIB family hydrolase, with the protein MTRLIAIDLDGTLLNHHNEISKENLEAIKKAQQEGIEVVIATGRAHFDVLKIFEGTELRTWIIGANGATIHFPDGTLYHSQPIERQRAYDILKDLEENGYYYEVFTDHCIYTPQNGRELLQIELDRIKSANPAIEIEELQHALTKQFSQHGFCFVNSYSDIVDQDINIYNLLAFSFSEEKVAQGFEKYGHYDDLTIVTSAQHNFELEHKNASKGIALKKVAHFLQIPLTDTIAIGDSMNDVSMLQIAGTSVAMGNARDEVKEISDYTTTTNDEHGVAKVLLELSEESRN; encoded by the coding sequence ATGACGAGACTAATTGCGATTGATTTAGACGGCACCCTGTTAAATCATCACAATGAAATAAGTAAAGAAAATCTAGAAGCGATAAAAAAAGCGCAGCAAGAAGGCATCGAAGTCGTCATTGCTACAGGTCGAGCGCATTTTGATGTCCTCAAGATATTTGAAGGGACTGAGCTGAGAACATGGATCATTGGAGCAAATGGGGCAACCATTCACTTTCCTGATGGCACGCTGTACCACTCCCAGCCAATTGAACGGCAGAGAGCCTACGATATTTTAAAAGATTTAGAAGAAAACGGGTATTACTACGAGGTATTTACTGATCATTGTATTTACACCCCTCAAAACGGCCGTGAGCTTTTACAAATTGAACTTGATCGAATAAAAAGTGCGAATCCAGCCATTGAAATAGAGGAGTTACAGCACGCCTTAACAAAGCAATTTAGTCAACATGGCTTTTGTTTTGTGAACTCTTATTCTGATATTGTTGATCAAGACATCAACATATATAACCTATTAGCCTTCTCATTTTCCGAAGAAAAAGTAGCACAAGGCTTTGAGAAATATGGTCACTATGATGATTTGACGATCGTGACATCTGCTCAGCATAACTTCGAACTCGAGCATAAGAATGCTTCAAAAGGGATTGCCTTAAAGAAAGTAGCTCATTTTCTTCAAATCCCTTTAACAGATACGATTGCGATTGGAGACAGCATGAACGATGTCTCGATGCTCCAGATTGCTGGTACAAGTGTCGCGATGGGAAACGCTAGAGACGAAGTAAAGGAAATAAGTGACTATACGACAACGACCAATGATGAGCATGGGGTAGCAAAGGTTCTTTTAGAGCTCAGCGAAGAGAGCAGAAACTAA
- a CDS encoding Ger(x)C family spore germination protein has protein sequence MRLRTICLCLFAFCSLLLTGCWDKTELNDVSIATGIAVDPGEEHKYKLTVEAVNSSQFAKQGAEGNAPVTTFSVEGESLSELSDKLNLGLVRKVIYSHTRVVYINQEIANEGILGFLDFLERSGHFRNDFNILVTSGEAADFTRVTYPVQKIPSLKIHQQIKTLVQEWGGDPDVRLNDFIDAIISKGREPVTAMVIIKGDPEKGKSTENNKMMEPDALVSVNGMAVFDDEKMIGTMSLDDVRNYLWTQSLPHTSLTIPCDEEKNRRYMDVRIIRSKSKMSTSYEKGHATLKVKIYGEARLQGAECKHDLSKLDVFQDYEKKLLDHIQSEVTQSIVKVQDEFGLDIYGFGDALNRENPKQFKEVEDNWNKVFTDATVEVDVAMQMLRTGIKSKSFMSELPDEESKEE, from the coding sequence ATGAGGCTTCGAACGATATGTCTATGTTTATTCGCCTTCTGCTCGCTTCTTTTAACTGGATGTTGGGACAAAACCGAATTAAATGATGTTTCGATTGCTACTGGTATTGCTGTAGATCCTGGTGAAGAGCATAAATACAAATTAACAGTTGAGGCAGTAAATTCTTCGCAATTTGCGAAGCAAGGAGCTGAAGGGAATGCGCCCGTCACGACCTTTAGTGTAGAAGGAGAATCCTTATCAGAGCTATCTGATAAATTAAATCTTGGCTTAGTTAGAAAGGTCATTTATTCGCATACTCGTGTTGTCTATATCAATCAAGAAATAGCGAATGAGGGAATATTGGGGTTTTTAGACTTCTTAGAGAGAAGCGGTCATTTTCGCAATGATTTTAATATCCTTGTTACATCTGGGGAAGCGGCTGATTTCACAAGGGTAACCTATCCTGTCCAAAAAATTCCCTCATTGAAAATTCATCAGCAAATTAAAACACTTGTTCAGGAATGGGGCGGAGATCCTGATGTCCGATTAAATGATTTTATTGATGCAATCATTTCAAAGGGAAGAGAACCTGTAACAGCTATGGTGATAATTAAAGGTGATCCAGAGAAGGGGAAATCGACGGAAAATAATAAAATGATGGAACCAGATGCTCTTGTTTCAGTAAATGGAATGGCTGTCTTTGATGATGAGAAGATGATTGGAACGATGTCTCTTGATGATGTGAGAAATTATTTATGGACACAAAGCCTCCCACATACTAGCTTAACAATACCATGTGATGAGGAAAAAAATAGACGATATATGGATGTCCGTATCATACGATCCAAAAGTAAGATGTCTACGAGCTATGAGAAGGGCCACGCAACACTAAAAGTGAAGATATATGGTGAAGCCCGCTTGCAAGGTGCAGAGTGTAAACATGATTTAAGTAAATTAGATGTTTTTCAGGATTACGAGAAAAAGCTTTTAGACCACATCCAATCCGAGGTTACACAATCTATTGTAAAGGTACAGGACGAATTCGGACTTGATATTTATGGCTTCGGAGACGCGTTAAATCGTGAGAATCCCAAACAGTTTAAAGAGGTAGAGGACAACTGGAATAAGGTCTTCACCGATGCAACTGTTGAAGTGGATGTAGCCATGCAGATGCTAAGAACGGGGATAAAAAGTAAAAGCTTTATGTCGGAGCTACCTGACGAAGAATCAAAAGAAGAGTAA
- a CDS encoding spore germination protein — MSILSELFQRRKNKKTGSTTDQEIFDKAGVPKHYFKDLEKNTEELLKLFHDTYDFQKIEIKIGSNHACICFLTTVLDKQALSLQVLEPIREGFQEKESYPTIQDIREAYFPTMSFQYVDTLHRLVWSMLNGYAVIMVDQYSSALALEVGGKKGRSIEEPSTQTIIRGPKDGFVESLETNVGLIRGRIKNPNLVFESFYIGRDSHTKLSIGYLKNVVNKDILDEVKKRINQIDTAAVLDTGNIEEFITDQNFTPFPLTYNTERPDSVSGNILEGKIALFLDGTPFVIIVPTVFTDFFQSAEDYYQPYFMTSFVRIIRYISFMITLILPSLYVAITTYHHELLPTQLLISVQAQREGVPFPAVVEILMMELTFEVLREAGIRMPRAVGQTLSIVGALVIGQAAVEAGLVSNVLVIVVAFSAIASFVSPIYNFSIAARLIRFVLILVASALGLYGIFVSLIIMVIHLVSLRSFGIPYLTPVAPFKMEDQKDVFVRFPIWADKGRPSYLMTQAPLKKKRFTRPSPPPSNSEEGSE, encoded by the coding sequence TTGAGTATTCTGAGTGAGCTATTTCAACGACGAAAGAACAAAAAAACAGGAAGCACAACAGATCAGGAGATTTTTGATAAAGCGGGAGTTCCTAAACATTACTTTAAGGATTTAGAAAAGAATACGGAAGAACTTCTTAAGCTCTTTCATGATACGTATGATTTTCAAAAAATAGAGATCAAAATTGGTAGCAATCATGCATGTATTTGTTTTTTAACGACTGTGCTAGATAAACAGGCCTTAAGTCTCCAAGTTTTAGAGCCGATACGAGAAGGATTTCAGGAAAAAGAATCCTATCCAACGATTCAAGATATACGAGAAGCCTATTTTCCGACGATGTCGTTCCAATATGTTGATACGCTTCATCGCCTTGTTTGGTCCATGTTAAATGGCTATGCAGTTATTATGGTGGATCAATATTCAAGCGCATTGGCATTGGAGGTTGGGGGGAAGAAAGGGAGATCAATAGAGGAACCGAGTACACAAACGATTATCAGAGGTCCTAAAGATGGATTTGTTGAAAGCTTAGAGACAAATGTAGGGCTTATAAGAGGGAGAATTAAAAATCCAAATTTAGTGTTTGAGAGCTTTTATATCGGTAGAGATTCCCATACAAAGTTATCGATAGGGTATTTGAAAAACGTTGTTAATAAAGATATTTTAGATGAAGTGAAAAAGCGAATCAATCAAATTGATACCGCTGCTGTATTGGATACTGGGAATATTGAGGAGTTTATTACGGATCAAAATTTCACCCCTTTTCCTCTAACCTATAATACAGAACGACCCGATAGTGTGAGTGGAAATATTCTTGAAGGGAAAATCGCATTATTTCTTGATGGAACGCCCTTTGTCATCATCGTTCCAACTGTTTTTACGGACTTTTTTCAATCAGCAGAGGATTATTATCAGCCGTATTTTATGACAAGCTTTGTGCGAATTATCCGTTATATTTCGTTTATGATTACGCTTATTCTCCCCTCTTTATATGTGGCAATTACAACCTATCATCATGAGCTCTTACCGACACAGCTTTTAATTAGTGTACAGGCTCAAAGGGAAGGGGTTCCGTTCCCAGCCGTTGTTGAAATTCTCATGATGGAATTAACCTTCGAGGTATTAAGAGAAGCTGGAATAAGGATGCCGCGGGCAGTAGGTCAAACTCTTTCAATTGTTGGGGCACTCGTTATAGGTCAAGCAGCGGTAGAAGCAGGCCTCGTCTCTAATGTGCTTGTGATTGTGGTTGCCTTCTCTGCGATTGCAAGCTTTGTTTCACCAATCTATAATTTTTCTATTGCCGCTAGACTTATACGATTTGTGTTAATTTTAGTAGCGTCAGCGTTAGGGTTATACGGAATTTTTGTCTCATTAATTATTATGGTCATTCATCTAGTGAGCTTACGATCTTTTGGTATTCCTTACTTAACGCCTGTTGCCCCGTTTAAAATGGAAGATCAAAAGGACGTTTTTGTCCGGTTTCCAATATGGGCAGACAAAGGGAGACCTTCTTATTTAATGACACAGGCACCGCTTAAAAAGAAGCGATTTACACGTCCCTCACCTCCTCCATCTAATTCAGAGGAGGGAAGCGAATGA
- a CDS encoding GerAB/ArcD/ProY family transporter, producing the protein MNKIVERISLWQLYIVIVCFQIGSAALVGIGNQAKQDAWIAVLLATFIGIGTILFYVFLLSRAPGKNLFELFDYCFGKYIGKALTFVYVIFFFYTASRVLRDFCELLVSTIFEETPIELVAITMMLVIVYMLQHGLEVLGRTSEVFFPYVVTFIVLIGLGILFSGGIEFDRLLPILPEGFTPIMKAIFPDLLTFPFGEVIAFALIIPYVGKEKHVKKVSAVAVLTSGLLLTYGSVVQITTLGADLKERSSFPLLSASREISLLNFIERVDLVVVFFVMFGIIVKVSVFFYGGLKGLEHIMNRPYRTLTFSMGTIIAFFSIIISGSFVEHLEEGLKITTLYFHLPTQFFIPIAMLPILIWKTRKKQQKKETSS; encoded by the coding sequence ATGAATAAGATCGTTGAGCGAATTTCGTTATGGCAGCTGTATATCGTGATTGTTTGCTTTCAGATTGGGAGTGCAGCCCTTGTTGGAATAGGGAACCAAGCAAAGCAGGATGCTTGGATTGCAGTATTACTGGCAACGTTTATAGGGATTGGTACTATCCTGTTTTATGTATTTTTATTATCTAGAGCTCCAGGTAAGAATTTGTTTGAGCTCTTTGATTATTGTTTCGGGAAATACATAGGGAAGGCCTTGACATTTGTCTACGTCATTTTCTTTTTTTATACAGCTTCAAGAGTGCTTAGGGATTTTTGTGAGCTATTGGTATCCACAATTTTTGAGGAAACACCGATTGAATTAGTTGCAATTACGATGATGCTTGTGATTGTTTACATGCTTCAGCATGGTTTAGAGGTGTTAGGAAGGACAAGCGAAGTTTTTTTTCCATATGTTGTGACTTTTATTGTTTTGATTGGATTAGGAATCCTGTTTTCCGGAGGTATTGAATTTGATCGGCTATTGCCAATCCTTCCAGAAGGCTTTACTCCCATAATGAAAGCGATATTTCCAGATCTTCTTACCTTCCCTTTTGGAGAGGTAATTGCCTTTGCTTTAATTATCCCGTATGTAGGCAAAGAAAAGCATGTAAAGAAGGTAAGTGCGGTAGCTGTTCTAACGAGTGGGTTACTTCTTACATATGGTTCCGTTGTTCAAATTACGACCTTAGGAGCAGATTTAAAGGAGCGTTCGAGTTTTCCATTACTCAGTGCTTCAAGAGAAATCTCCTTATTGAATTTTATTGAAAGAGTCGACCTTGTTGTTGTGTTTTTTGTGATGTTTGGCATTATCGTGAAGGTAAGTGTGTTTTTTTATGGAGGATTAAAAGGGCTTGAACATATCATGAATCGACCTTATCGAACCTTAACGTTTTCAATGGGAACAATTATTGCCTTTTTCTCCATTATCATTAGTGGCAGCTTTGTTGAGCATTTAGAGGAGGGGCTTAAAATCACGACCCTTTATTTTCACCTTCCAACTCAGTTTTTCATTCCTATTGCGATGTTGCCGATTTTAATATGGAAAACAAGAAAAAAGCAGCAGAAAAAGGAGACATCTAGTTGA
- a CDS encoding class I SAM-dependent methyltransferase codes for MTKIDYDELLHIDTSEKQEGFVQSIHYHRYEATPYEALTVLFENYQMKSTDHVVDFGCGKGRLAFYISAFIGASVVGVEMNERLYEDALRNKAAFLQEKKSDRGEVFFVKSLAEKYEINPLENRFYFFNPFTIQIFMKVVNRILDSMEAFPREVEFVLYYVSQDYLYYLENHPSFTLKQEIPIPNLYDTNQNERFLIYQVDVG; via the coding sequence ATGACGAAAATAGACTACGATGAATTACTACATATTGATACATCAGAAAAACAAGAGGGGTTTGTCCAATCCATTCATTATCATCGGTATGAGGCAACTCCCTATGAGGCACTTACCGTCTTATTTGAGAATTACCAGATGAAAAGTACGGACCATGTGGTGGACTTTGGTTGTGGTAAAGGACGCTTAGCGTTTTATATTTCAGCATTTATCGGGGCATCTGTTGTTGGAGTGGAGATGAATGAACGGTTATATGAGGATGCGTTAAGGAATAAAGCGGCTTTTCTACAAGAGAAGAAAAGTGATAGAGGGGAAGTCTTTTTTGTCAAAAGCTTGGCTGAAAAGTATGAAATCAATCCTTTAGAAAACAGATTTTATTTCTTTAATCCGTTTACCATTCAAATTTTTATGAAGGTTGTGAATCGGATTCTTGATTCAATGGAAGCTTTCCCAAGAGAAGTAGAATTTGTCCTTTACTATGTATCACAGGATTATCTTTATTACTTGGAGAATCATCCATCATTTACCTTAAAGCAAGAAATTCCGATACCGAATCTTTACGATACAAACCAAAATGAGCGCTTCTTAATTTATCAAGTAGATGTAGGGTGA
- a CDS encoding YpiB family protein, translating to MGWVSTAKKSDFLTWFLTQHQLKNPEARRLLEYIKTNHHILTNLSFSDKIIKNERTIIISSVQSDKEGFTYYEPHSKTDAVSKAMGSIMNNPTQRLYLVLHYHGKQSDFRYSQLIEPTRLESIKQYEQSAKDAVVTDKVVEIALLKSRINKALDDRDEALFKELAGKLKKLQDS from the coding sequence ATGGGTTGGGTTTCTACAGCAAAAAAAAGTGATTTTCTCACATGGTTTTTAACACAACATCAACTAAAAAATCCAGAAGCACGAAGACTCTTAGAGTATATTAAAACGAATCATCATATTTTAACAAATCTCTCATTTTCCGATAAGATTATCAAGAATGAGCGAACCATCATCATCTCTAGTGTCCAATCAGACAAAGAGGGATTTACCTATTATGAGCCTCACTCAAAAACCGATGCCGTTTCTAAAGCAATGGGTTCGATTATGAATAACCCGACACAAAGGCTTTATCTTGTCCTCCATTACCATGGTAAACAATCTGATTTCCGCTACTCACAGCTCATTGAACCGACTAGATTAGAGTCAATTAAGCAATATGAGCAATCTGCAAAAGATGCAGTCGTTACAGATAAAGTCGTTGAAATCGCATTGTTAAAATCGAGAATCAATAAGGCGTTAGATGATCGCGATGAAGCCTTATTTAAAGAACTAGCAGGGAAGCTAAAGAAATTACAAGATTCATAG
- a CDS encoding NAD(P)/FAD-dependent oxidoreductase, with amino-acid sequence MKNPVIVIGAGMAGVMAARRLQENGMDVLLVDKGKSVGGRMATRRMASGKVDHGAQFFTVRTALFSQYVENWQKEGLVRHWFGDPYSRYKSHQGMNALVKYLASAIPTRLNAKVLQVEVQKGKVRVKLEEKDEMLEASGIIITAPAPQALEILASLPLSKEVKSELNQIHFHPCFVLMVTLKGPSNLPMSGYVAENVPVGIDRVVDHFRKGVSPLHTISMYSTGEWAKEVENDCLKEIKESLLEKLRAILSIEAEDVVDAQVKKWKYAEAVSPLKRPFLDCEQELPVLVAGDAFLSEQDPSHRTRIESAFLSGVAAGEEMAKRLQEKKGGSRFME; translated from the coding sequence ATGAAAAACCCTGTAATTGTTATTGGTGCTGGCATGGCCGGTGTGATGGCTGCTAGAAGATTACAAGAGAATGGTATGGATGTTTTGTTAGTTGATAAGGGAAAAAGTGTTGGGGGAAGAATGGCAACAAGGAGAATGGCTTCAGGAAAAGTGGACCATGGTGCGCAATTTTTCACCGTGCGGACAGCGCTTTTTAGCCAATATGTTGAGAACTGGCAGAAAGAAGGGCTTGTTCGTCATTGGTTTGGTGATCCTTACTCGAGATACAAGAGCCATCAAGGAATGAATGCCTTAGTGAAATACCTGGCTTCAGCTATACCGACTAGATTGAATGCAAAGGTTCTACAGGTTGAGGTGCAAAAGGGGAAGGTAAGAGTCAAACTAGAGGAAAAGGATGAGATGTTAGAAGCAAGTGGGATTATTATTACTGCACCTGCTCCTCAAGCATTAGAAATTTTAGCTTCTCTTCCATTAAGTAAAGAAGTGAAGTCTGAACTGAATCAGATTCATTTTCATCCTTGTTTTGTTCTCATGGTCACTTTGAAAGGTCCGTCAAACCTTCCGATGTCTGGATATGTAGCGGAAAATGTACCAGTCGGAATTGACCGAGTTGTGGACCATTTTAGAAAAGGAGTTTCACCTTTACACACAATTAGTATGTATTCAACGGGAGAATGGGCAAAGGAAGTGGAGAATGATTGTCTGAAAGAGATAAAAGAGAGCTTACTAGAAAAGCTAAGAGCCATTCTTTCAATTGAGGCTGAAGATGTGGTAGATGCACAGGTGAAGAAGTGGAAATATGCAGAAGCAGTTTCTCCTCTAAAAAGGCCATTTTTAGATTGTGAACAAGAGCTTCCGGTGCTCGTAGCAGGTGATGCTTTTCTGAGTGAACAGGATCCCTCTCATAGAACGCGGATTGAGAGCGCGTTTTTATCCGGTGTTGCCGCTGGAGAAGAGATGGCAAAAAGGCTGCAAGAGAAAAAGGGAGGGAGCCGCTTTATGGAATAG